From the Brassica napus cultivar Da-Ae unplaced genomic scaffold, Da-Ae ScsIHWf_3088;HRSCAF=3902, whole genome shotgun sequence genome, one window contains:
- the LOC125603081 gene encoding 4-coumarate--CoA ligase 4-like isoform X3, with amino-acid sequence MAFRQQEALSLTKKTDQDFIFRSKLPDISIPNHLPLTEYVFQKFSGDGDGDSTTTCLIDSATGRTFTYADVQITLQRIAAGLHRLGIRHGDTVMLLLPNSPEFALSFLAVVHLGAVSTSANPLFTQTEIAKQAKASAAKMIITKSCYVHKLTNLRQLGVVIVCVDDKNDVVSLADGCVRFTDLTQADEAELPKPEISPEDTVSIPYSSGTTGLPKGVMISHKGLVTSIAQKVDGENPNLNFTRDDVIICFLPMFHTFTHSSLMLSAMRTGAAFLILPRFELNLVMKMVQKYKVTVVPMAPPVVLAFVKSPETEKYDLSSVRMMLSGSATLKKELEDAVRRKLPNAIFGQSYGMTEAGTVANSLAFAKHPFKTKSGSCGTVIRNAEMKVVDTITGASLPRNKSGEICIRGHQLMKDDDDEIFIVDRLKELIKFKGYQVAPAELEALLIFHPYIEDAAVVAMKDEVADEVPVAFVVRSKGSQLTEDDIKNYVNKQVVHYKRIKMVFFVKAIPKSASGKLLRKVLRAKL; translated from the exons ATGGCGTTCCGACAACAAGAAGCACTTTCTCTTACAAAAAAGACAGATCAAGATTTCATTTTCCGGTCCAAACTTCCCGATATCTCCATTCCAAACCACCTTCCTCTCACCGAGTACGTCTTCCAGAAGTTCTCCGGCGACGGAGACGGCGACTCCACCACCACATGCCTCATAGACAGTGCCACCGGACGTACCTTCACCTACGCCGACGTGCAGATCACTTTACAGCGGATCGCTGCCGGACTCCACAGGCTAGGGATCCGCCACGGTGACACCGTGATGCTCCTTCTCCCAAACTCGCCGGAGTTTGCTCTATCTTTCCTCGCCGTGGTTCACCTCGGAGCCGTATCGACCTCCGCTAATCCGCTATTTACCCAAACGGAGATTGCAAAACAGGCAAAAGCCTCCGCCGCGAAGATGatcatcacaaaatcatgttACGTCCATAAACTAACAAACCTTAGACAGCTTGGTGTTGTCATAGTTTGTGTAGACGACAAAAATGACGTCGTTTCGTTAGCTGACGGTTGCGTGAGGTTCACGGACCTGACTCAAGCGGACGAGGCAGAGCTTCCTAAGCCTGAGATCTCGCCGGAGGATACGGTGTCGATTCCGTACTCCTCCGGGACCACGGGACTTCCAAAAGGTGTGATGATTAGTCACAAGGGATTAGTTACGAGCATTGCTCAGAAAGTAGACggagaaaaccctaatctcaacTTCACCAGAGATGACGTCATCATCTGTTTCCTCCCAATGTTTCACACTTTCACGCACAGCTCGTTGATGCTTTCGGCGATGAGGACCGGTGCCGCGTTCTTGATCTTGCCGAGGTTCGAGTTGAATCTGGTGATGAAGATGGTTCAAAAGTATAAGGTCACGGTGGTTCCGATGGCCCCACCGGTGGTTCTAGCGTTCGTTAAGTCTCCGGAGACAGAGAAGTACGATCTGAGCTCGGTGAGGATGATGCTTTCGGGCTCAGCTACGCTCAAGAAGGAGCTTGAAGACGCCGTGCGTCGTAAGCTTCCCAATGCAATATTTGGTCAG agTTATGGAATGACGGAAGCAGGAACAGTAGCTAATTCGTTGGCATTTGCAAAGCACCCGTTTAAAACCAAGTCTGGTTCGTGTGGGACTGTGATCAGAAACGCTGAGATGAAAGTGGTCGATACCATTACCGGAGCCTCCTTACCACGCAACAAATCTGGCGAAATCTGTATTAGAGGCCATCAACTCATGAAAG ATGATGACGACGAAATTTTCATTGTTGATCGTTTGAAAGAACTCATCAAATTCAAAGGATATCAAGTGGCTCCAGCTGAGCTTGAAGCATTGCTTATTTTTCATCCTTATATCGAAGATGCTGCTGTTGTCGC AATGAAGGATGAAGTAGCTGATGAGGTTCCGGTAGCGTTTGTGGTTAGATCGAAAGGATCTCAATTAACCGAAGATGATATCAAGAATTATGTCAACAAACAG GTGGTTCACTACAAGAGAATCAAGATGGTGTTTTTCGTAAAAGCTATACCCAAATCAGCATCTGGAAAGCTTTTGAGAAAGGTTCTCCGAGCTAAATTGTAA
- the LOC125603081 gene encoding 4-coumarate--CoA ligase 4-like isoform X2 produces MAFRQQEALSLTKKTDQDFIFRSKLPDISIPNHLPLTEYVFQKFSGDGDGDSTTTCLIDSATGRTFTYADVQITLQRIAAGLHRLGIRHGDTVMLLLPNSPEFALSFLAVVHLGAVSTSANPLFTQTEIAKQAKASAAKMIITKSCYVHKLTNLRQLGVVIVCVDDKNDVVSLADGCVRFTDLTQADEAELPKPEISPEDTVSIPYSSGTTGLPKGVMISHKGLVTSIAQKVDGENPNLNFTRDDVIICFLPMFHTFTHSSLMLSAMRTGAAFLILPRFELNLVMKMVQKYKVTVVPMAPPVVLAFVKSPETEKYDLSSVRMMLSGSATLKKELEDAVRRKLPNAIFGQSYGMTEAGTVANSLAFAKHPFKTKSGSCGTVIRNAEMKVVDTITGASLPRNKSGEICIRGHQLMKGDIGFVDDDDEIFIVDRLKELIKFKGYQVAPAELEALLIFHPYIEDAAVVAMKDEVADEVPVAFVVRSKGSQLTEDDIKNYVNKQVVHYKRIKMVFFVKAIPKSASGKLLRKVLRAKL; encoded by the exons ATGGCGTTCCGACAACAAGAAGCACTTTCTCTTACAAAAAAGACAGATCAAGATTTCATTTTCCGGTCCAAACTTCCCGATATCTCCATTCCAAACCACCTTCCTCTCACCGAGTACGTCTTCCAGAAGTTCTCCGGCGACGGAGACGGCGACTCCACCACCACATGCCTCATAGACAGTGCCACCGGACGTACCTTCACCTACGCCGACGTGCAGATCACTTTACAGCGGATCGCTGCCGGACTCCACAGGCTAGGGATCCGCCACGGTGACACCGTGATGCTCCTTCTCCCAAACTCGCCGGAGTTTGCTCTATCTTTCCTCGCCGTGGTTCACCTCGGAGCCGTATCGACCTCCGCTAATCCGCTATTTACCCAAACGGAGATTGCAAAACAGGCAAAAGCCTCCGCCGCGAAGATGatcatcacaaaatcatgttACGTCCATAAACTAACAAACCTTAGACAGCTTGGTGTTGTCATAGTTTGTGTAGACGACAAAAATGACGTCGTTTCGTTAGCTGACGGTTGCGTGAGGTTCACGGACCTGACTCAAGCGGACGAGGCAGAGCTTCCTAAGCCTGAGATCTCGCCGGAGGATACGGTGTCGATTCCGTACTCCTCCGGGACCACGGGACTTCCAAAAGGTGTGATGATTAGTCACAAGGGATTAGTTACGAGCATTGCTCAGAAAGTAGACggagaaaaccctaatctcaacTTCACCAGAGATGACGTCATCATCTGTTTCCTCCCAATGTTTCACACTTTCACGCACAGCTCGTTGATGCTTTCGGCGATGAGGACCGGTGCCGCGTTCTTGATCTTGCCGAGGTTCGAGTTGAATCTGGTGATGAAGATGGTTCAAAAGTATAAGGTCACGGTGGTTCCGATGGCCCCACCGGTGGTTCTAGCGTTCGTTAAGTCTCCGGAGACAGAGAAGTACGATCTGAGCTCGGTGAGGATGATGCTTTCGGGCTCAGCTACGCTCAAGAAGGAGCTTGAAGACGCCGTGCGTCGTAAGCTTCCCAATGCAATATTTGGTCAG agTTATGGAATGACGGAAGCAGGAACAGTAGCTAATTCGTTGGCATTTGCAAAGCACCCGTTTAAAACCAAGTCTGGTTCGTGTGGGACTGTGATCAGAAACGCTGAGATGAAAGTGGTCGATACCATTACCGGAGCCTCCTTACCACGCAACAAATCTGGCGAAATCTGTATTAGAGGCCATCAACTCATGAAAG GAGATATTGGTTTTGTAGATGATGACGACGAAATTTTCATTGTTGATCGTTTGAAAGAACTCATCAAATTCAAAGGATATCAAGTGGCTCCAGCTGAGCTTGAAGCATTGCTTATTTTTCATCCTTATATCGAAGATGCTGCTGTTGTCGC AATGAAGGATGAAGTAGCTGATGAGGTTCCGGTAGCGTTTGTGGTTAGATCGAAAGGATCTCAATTAACCGAAGATGATATCAAGAATTATGTCAACAAACAG GTGGTTCACTACAAGAGAATCAAGATGGTGTTTTTCGTAAAAGCTATACCCAAATCAGCATCTGGAAAGCTTTTGAGAAAGGTTCTCCGAGCTAAATTGTAA
- the LOC125603081 gene encoding 4-coumarate--CoA ligase 4-like isoform X1, whose protein sequence is MAFRQQEALSLTKKTDQDFIFRSKLPDISIPNHLPLTEYVFQKFSGDGDGDSTTTCLIDSATGRTFTYADVQITLQRIAAGLHRLGIRHGDTVMLLLPNSPEFALSFLAVVHLGAVSTSANPLFTQTEIAKQAKASAAKMIITKSCYVHKLTNLRQLGVVIVCVDDKNDVVSLADGCVRFTDLTQADEAELPKPEISPEDTVSIPYSSGTTGLPKGVMISHKGLVTSIAQKVDGENPNLNFTRDDVIICFLPMFHTFTHSSLMLSAMRTGAAFLILPRFELNLVMKMVQKYKVTVVPMAPPVVLAFVKSPETEKYDLSSVRMMLSGSATLKKELEDAVRRKLPNAIFGQSYGMTEAGTVANSLAFAKHPFKTKSGSCGTVIRNAEMKVVDTITGASLPRNKSGEICIRGHQLMKGYLNDPEATARTIDKYGWLHTGDIGFVDDDDEIFIVDRLKELIKFKGYQVAPAELEALLIFHPYIEDAAVVAMKDEVADEVPVAFVVRSKGSQLTEDDIKNYVNKQVVHYKRIKMVFFVKAIPKSASGKLLRKVLRAKL, encoded by the exons ATGGCGTTCCGACAACAAGAAGCACTTTCTCTTACAAAAAAGACAGATCAAGATTTCATTTTCCGGTCCAAACTTCCCGATATCTCCATTCCAAACCACCTTCCTCTCACCGAGTACGTCTTCCAGAAGTTCTCCGGCGACGGAGACGGCGACTCCACCACCACATGCCTCATAGACAGTGCCACCGGACGTACCTTCACCTACGCCGACGTGCAGATCACTTTACAGCGGATCGCTGCCGGACTCCACAGGCTAGGGATCCGCCACGGTGACACCGTGATGCTCCTTCTCCCAAACTCGCCGGAGTTTGCTCTATCTTTCCTCGCCGTGGTTCACCTCGGAGCCGTATCGACCTCCGCTAATCCGCTATTTACCCAAACGGAGATTGCAAAACAGGCAAAAGCCTCCGCCGCGAAGATGatcatcacaaaatcatgttACGTCCATAAACTAACAAACCTTAGACAGCTTGGTGTTGTCATAGTTTGTGTAGACGACAAAAATGACGTCGTTTCGTTAGCTGACGGTTGCGTGAGGTTCACGGACCTGACTCAAGCGGACGAGGCAGAGCTTCCTAAGCCTGAGATCTCGCCGGAGGATACGGTGTCGATTCCGTACTCCTCCGGGACCACGGGACTTCCAAAAGGTGTGATGATTAGTCACAAGGGATTAGTTACGAGCATTGCTCAGAAAGTAGACggagaaaaccctaatctcaacTTCACCAGAGATGACGTCATCATCTGTTTCCTCCCAATGTTTCACACTTTCACGCACAGCTCGTTGATGCTTTCGGCGATGAGGACCGGTGCCGCGTTCTTGATCTTGCCGAGGTTCGAGTTGAATCTGGTGATGAAGATGGTTCAAAAGTATAAGGTCACGGTGGTTCCGATGGCCCCACCGGTGGTTCTAGCGTTCGTTAAGTCTCCGGAGACAGAGAAGTACGATCTGAGCTCGGTGAGGATGATGCTTTCGGGCTCAGCTACGCTCAAGAAGGAGCTTGAAGACGCCGTGCGTCGTAAGCTTCCCAATGCAATATTTGGTCAG agTTATGGAATGACGGAAGCAGGAACAGTAGCTAATTCGTTGGCATTTGCAAAGCACCCGTTTAAAACCAAGTCTGGTTCGTGTGGGACTGTGATCAGAAACGCTGAGATGAAAGTGGTCGATACCATTACCGGAGCCTCCTTACCACGCAACAAATCTGGCGAAATCTGTATTAGAGGCCATCAACTCATGAAAG GTTATTTGAATGATCCGGAGGCTACTGCTCGAACGATTGATAAATACGGATGGTTACACACAGGAGATATTGGTTTTGTAGATGATGACGACGAAATTTTCATTGTTGATCGTTTGAAAGAACTCATCAAATTCAAAGGATATCAAGTGGCTCCAGCTGAGCTTGAAGCATTGCTTATTTTTCATCCTTATATCGAAGATGCTGCTGTTGTCGC AATGAAGGATGAAGTAGCTGATGAGGTTCCGGTAGCGTTTGTGGTTAGATCGAAAGGATCTCAATTAACCGAAGATGATATCAAGAATTATGTCAACAAACAG GTGGTTCACTACAAGAGAATCAAGATGGTGTTTTTCGTAAAAGCTATACCCAAATCAGCATCTGGAAAGCTTTTGAGAAAGGTTCTCCGAGCTAAATTGTAA
- the LOC106421893 gene encoding uncharacterized protein LOC106421893, with translation MLGLPEDLLQRRRLRFLSGCVPEKSMSPVRNLSSNIATTGSSLKVKGSTLNSLVSESPNLFSLELPDLAQPPEPPDPPDAPSEPQDVPSSTTPAHVSLNMTYPSSPHISTDLCGTARTFPSRSRRSSPPFSFISILHLLPTSITAMFLLLESKGPISCRQASIDEESSELQQFTGVLLSIPHRSKNMGWTKWFSLVGLDTFSSPSNSTSFIIPDNHAIKGKDFFQRLPPLWHRFLLRKLWRYETP, from the exons ATGCTGGGTTTACCCGAAGATCTCCTACAACGTAGAAGACTGCGTTTCTTGTCCGGCTGTGTTCCTGAAAAATCTATGTCTCCGGTGAGAAACCTTTCTTCCAATATTGCTACCACTGGTTCAAGTCTGAAGGTGAAGGGTTCAACTTTGAATTCGCTTGTTTCGGAATCTCCAAATCTGTTTTCTCTGGAGCTTCCCGACCTTGCTCAACCACCAGAACCTCCTGACCCACCGGACGCTCCATCGGAGCCACAAGATGTTCCCTCTTCGACAACTCCGGCACATGTATCCCTCAACATGACATATCCCTCCTCGCCGCACATCTCTACAGATCTGTGCGGTACCGCGAGAACTTTCCCGAGCAGATCTCGGAGATCGTCACCACCCTTTAGCTTTATCTCTATTCTCCACCTGCTACCGACCTCTATCACAGCTATGTTCCTCCTACTTGAGAGTAAAGGACCAATCAGTTGCAGGCAAGCCTCCATCGACGAAGAATCTTCCGAGCTACAGCAATTCACTGGCGTTCTACTCTCCATTCCTCACAGGAGTAAAAATATGGGCTGGACCAAATGGTTTTCTCTAGTGGGCCTTGACACTTTCTCCAGCCCATCAAATTCTACAAGCTTTATCATTCCCGATAATCATGCCATTAAGG GAAAAGACTTTTTTCAGCGACTGCCTCCTTTGTGGCATCGCTTCTTGCTGCGGAAACTTTGGCGTTACGAAACGCCATGA
- the LOC111215914 gene encoding uncharacterized protein At1g43920, Chloroplastic-like produces the protein MSSDLTAESSTVNTYGIRGFPASCVCGTKKTIYTSETNKNPGRPFFRCLTRRKNHLFKWVEDAVYEEVQDALPKIVLLEAELNKEKSDIEDLKGVVTELMEEVVRAKKEVKRCKVMMTILFVIMCVIIIVLLVSLM, from the exons ATGAGTTCGGATTTGACAGCTGAGAGTTCAACCGTGAACACATACGGTATTCGCGGGTTTCCAGCGAGCTGTGTTTGCGGGACTAAGAAAACAATCTACACGTCTGAGACTAACAAGAATCCGGGGAGACCTTTCTTCAGATGTCTTACGAGAAGAAAG AACCACTTGTTTAAATGGGTTGAGGATGCTGTTTATGAAGAGGTTCAAGATGCCTTACCAAAGATTGTACTGCTTGAAGCTGAGCTTAACAAAGAAAAATCTGATATTGAGGATTTGAAAGGCGTGGTCACTGAGTTGATGGAAGAGGTTGTAAGAGCCAAAAAAGAGGTGAAGAGGTGTAAGGTGATGATGACGATCTTGTTTGTGATCATGTGCGTGATCATCATTGTCCTACTAGTTAGTTTGATGTAG
- the LOC125603077 gene encoding uncharacterized protein LOC125603077, whose product MLEDIRRQCMVRNFRKAVMAKNAKTKFTKRTHLQMAKVESKSKDCMSFPAVGPVIEVDYGGVTYAVDMDELSCGCIQWQMTGIPCIHAAYVILKDGKKLSDFVSPCYTIAMWRQTYSMGVRPVQGKKLWPETGRLGVLPPPWRKGNPGRPKNHDRFKSKGETEKGPKVSATDSTKLTRADRVIRCSNCKQEHHNKKTCKNDFVESQPKKPRGRPRKNQSNASSSKPGQGQSHASSSQPTQPQESTQPRGESTQPQGSGRWEQATHAPPNSDASF is encoded by the exons ATGTTAGAGGATATAAGGAGACAGTGTATGGTTCGAAACTTCAGAAAGGCTGTAATGGCTAAAAATGCTAAGACAAAGTTCACAAAAAGGACGCATCTTCAGATGGCTAAAGTGGAGTCAAAGTCTAAGGATTGTATGAGCTTTCCAGCAGTTGGTCCAGTCATAGAGGTTGATTATGGTGGTGTGACTTATGCTGTGGATATGGATGAGCTAAGTTGTGGGTGTATCCAGTGGCAAATGACTGGAATTCCTTGCATTCATGCCGCCTATGTGATCCTTAAAGATGGTAAAAAACTTTCTGACTTTGTATCTCCTTGTTATACCATAGCTATGTGGCGTCAAACCTATAGTATGGGGGTAAGGCCTGTTCAAGGGAAGAAGCTATGGCCTGAGACGGGTAGATTAGGTGTCCTCCCACCaccttggagaaaaggaaacccggGAAGACCAAAGAACCATGATAGGTTCAAGAGCAAGGGTGAGACAGAGAAGGGCCCGAAAGTCTCTGCAACTGATAGCACGAAGCTAACTCGTGCTGATCGAGTTATTAGATGTTCTAATTGCAAGCAAGAGCATCATAACAAGAAGACATGTAAGAATGACTTTGTTGAAAGTCAGCCCAAGAAACCACGAGGTCGCCCTAGGAAAAATCAG TCTAATGCATCATCGTCAAAGCCAGGCCAGGGACAGTCTCATGCTTCATCATCACAACCAACCCAGCCACAAGAGTCAACACAGCCACGAGGGGAATCAACACAGCCACAAGGGTCAGGGAGATGGGAACAAGCCACACATGCACCACCAAACTCAGATGCGTCG TTTTAG
- the LOC125603078 gene encoding uncharacterized protein LOC125603078, with protein sequence MGSKKNKKSRQGKLGGASSVAKRKGGVDDEADVPDEAPDNEEVPNNEEVPDEANGHGGIKEEAGRDLTVSFGEVARNDDCENDEDSGDEWYWEHEKEVPDPLSSDDENEEQSIPSLAYREDVDPEAMLGLGNTFSTAEEFKHTLLRYTLKTRRNIKLYRSTALKLGAKCEDGSCPWRVYCSYEKSKQKLMIKCYVNEHKCEITGHSKFLKCSTIAMLFAERLRLNPKITKHEIASEIQREYRMFVSVEACGNAKTKIMKERKASHEEHFNKIWDYQAEIFRTNPGTTMDIETIPGPTKETWKTSCRPIMGLDGAFLKWDINGHLLAAVGRDGDNRIVPIAWAVVEVENGTNWDWFVRHLANDLGLKDGKGYAILSDKQKGLVKAVHTILPEVEHRQCCRHIFDNWKKSSHDMQLQRLFWRIARSYTIEDYKMWSERLKEYNPGAYATLQVTKPETWSRAYFKLGTLCNDNLNNLSESFNRTIREA encoded by the exons atggGTAGTAAAAAGAACAAGAAGTCTCGACAAGGGAAACTCGGTGGTGCCAGTTCTGTAGCGAAAAGAAAAGGTGGAGTCGACGACGAAGCTGATGTAC CTGATGAAGCCCCAGACAACGAAGAAGTCCCAAACAACGAAGAAGTCCCTGATGAAGCAAACGGTCATGGTGGTATCAAGGAAGAAGCTGGTCGCGATTTGACTGTCTCCTTCGGAGAAGTAGCGAGGAATGATGATTGTGAGAATGATGAAGATAGTGGGGACGAATGGTATTGGGAGCATGAAAAAGAAGTTCCGGATCCTCTATCAtcagatgatgaaaatgaagaacAATCGATTCCCAGTTTAGCCTACAGAGAAGATGTGGATCCAGAGGCAATGCTTGGGCTGGGAAACACTTTCTCCACTGCTGAAGAATTCAAGCATACCCTTCTCAGGTATACATTAAAAACCCGACGCAACATCAAGCTTTACCGGTCCACTGCTTTGAAGTTAGGTGCGAAGTGTGAAGATGGCTCGTGTCCCTGGAGGGTGTATTGTTCTTATGAGAAGAGCAAACAGAAGCTGATGATCAAATGTTATGTGAATGAGCACAAGTGTGAGATAACAGGACACTCAAAGTTTTTGAAGTGTTCTACTATAGCAATGTTGTTCGCTGAGAGGCTGAGGTTGAATCCCAAAATCACCAAGCATGAAATTGCTTCTGAGATCCAGAGAGAGTATAGGATGTTTGTGAGTGTGGAAGCTTGTGGGAATGCGAAGACAAAAAttatgaaagaaagaaaagcaagCCACGAAGAACACTTCAACAAGATATGGGATTATCAAGCTGAGATTTTTCGAACCAACCCTGGCACTACAATGGATATCGAAACCATCCCTGGACCGACA AAGGAGACTTGGAAGACTTCTTGTAGACCAATAATGGGTTTAGATGGAGCTTTTCTAAAGTGGGACATAAATGGTCATCTCTTGGCTGCTGTAGGACGTGATGGAGACAATCGGATTGTTCCGATTGCATGGGCAGTAGTAGAAGTGGAGAATGGCACGAATTGGGACTGGTTTGTGAGACACCTCGCAAATGACTTGGGCTTAAAGGATGGCAAAGGCTATGCTATATTGTCTGACAAACAAAAG GGTTTAGTGAAAGCAGTCCACACCATTCTTCCAGAGGTTGAGCATAGACAGTGTTGTAGACACATTTTCGATAATTGGAAGAAGAGCAGCCATGACATGCAGCTACAAAGACTCTTCTGGCGAATAGCAAGGAGTTATACAATTGAAGATTATAAAATGTGGAGTGAGAGGCTGAAAGAGTACAATCCAGGCGCCTATGCTACTCTTCAAGTCACCAAACCAGAAACTTGGTCCAGAGCATATTTCAAATTAGGGACCTTGTGCAACGATAATCTCAATAACCTAAGTGAGTCCTTCAACAGAACCATCCGTGAAGCATGA